From the Clostridium putrefaciens genome, one window contains:
- a CDS encoding RNA polymerase sigma factor, which produces MDEDLKLVKEILAGNIDSFNIIVNKYQSNIIKFVYGMIKDKEAAEDITQEVFITIYNKLYMYNPQYKFSNWILQIARNKCIDYIRKYKRVYEANIEDIISVSSKDPSPEEILEFKEVKVVIEKFINGLSDIDRQIIILRYSESLTFLDISEIMNMSESAVKRRYYKCRDKFKAFFIDKRENIKGV; this is translated from the coding sequence TTGGATGAAGATTTAAAACTTGTAAAAGAAATTTTAGCAGGCAATATTGATAGTTTTAATATAATAGTAAATAAGTACCAATCAAACATAATTAAATTTGTATATGGGATGATAAAAGATAAAGAGGCAGCAGAAGATATAACTCAAGAAGTTTTTATAACAATTTATAATAAGTTATATATGTATAATCCACAATATAAATTTTCTAATTGGATTCTTCAAATAGCTAGGAATAAGTGTATAGATTATATAAGGAAATATAAAAGAGTTTATGAAGCTAATATCGAAGATATTATAAGTGTTTCTTCAAAAGACCCTTCACCAGAGGAAATATTAGAATTTAAGGAAGTAAAAGTTGTTATAGAAAAATTTATTAATGGACTTTCAGATATAGATAGACAAATAATAATTCTAAGATATAGTGAAAGCTTAACCTTTTTAGATATTTCTGAAATTATGAATATGAGTGAGTCAGCAGTAAAAAGGAGATACTATAAATGTAGAGACAAATTTAAAGCCTTTTTTATTGATAAAAGAGAAAATATAAAAGGGGTGTAG
- a CDS encoding DUF4652 domain-containing protein produces MKCDVFRKRIYDYIEDNLRNDMKISMEKHIKKCPNCREIYEKEIGIENTLKDALYVNTTMFTNLRGDIVASIDKSRYSKSIPKRLKFHLFRNTKRYMTVAVFAFVFLMSAPYLNRDIFNKDENLNMAIVDTKEDLNVDLKFKSENLDNKDMDLSKEEKISSSEDRKSSILEINKNEYKYISKRLEDETYDKSESIPLFTKETINYDYKPQDSTPWISSFNMETSICIEGKGSYYLKDKRGSIIVRDNAKNEAWKISLESKEKDKNYPMYLEWADDKNIFVIVGIQNHEISPGGNLYSINLDTMKTSLVYNPTANKEKVTSVENNKDGLELKTISFNDDLKQEYHEEKRIINYKEVTKSKESSVTLLYEFSKNINVGNKDAALNLFEKNFKQEYKNYIGDIKDINKLNINRIVDVTDASLGKNNKYDFKIYGVMSDYEVNTSADTKFKSSTYYNYFVLIKQKTDKNWSILQILTPPQN; encoded by the coding sequence ATGAAGTGTGATGTTTTTAGAAAAAGGATTTATGATTACATAGAAGACAACTTACGAAATGATATGAAAATTTCTATGGAAAAACATATAAAAAAATGCCCTAATTGTAGGGAAATATATGAAAAAGAAATAGGAATAGAAAATACATTAAAAGATGCATTATATGTAAATACAACTATGTTTACTAATCTTAGAGGGGACATAGTTGCATCCATAGATAAAAGTAGATATTCTAAAAGCATTCCTAAAAGATTAAAATTCCACCTTTTTAGGAATACTAAAAGATATATGACAGTGGCAGTTTTTGCCTTTGTATTTTTAATGTCTGCACCTTATTTAAATAGGGATATATTTAACAAAGATGAAAATTTGAATATGGCAATAGTAGACACTAAAGAAGACTTGAATGTGGACTTGAAATTTAAAAGTGAGAACTTAGATAATAAAGATATGGATCTAAGTAAGGAAGAAAAGATAAGTTCATCAGAGGATAGAAAATCTTCTATATTAGAGATAAACAAAAATGAATATAAGTATATATCCAAAAGGTTAGAAGATGAGACTTATGATAAAAGTGAAAGTATACCTTTATTTACAAAGGAAACTATAAATTATGACTATAAGCCACAGGATTCAACGCCCTGGATTTCTTCTTTTAATATGGAAACTTCTATTTGTATTGAAGGAAAAGGAAGTTACTATTTAAAAGATAAAAGAGGAAGTATAATAGTAAGAGATAATGCTAAAAATGAGGCGTGGAAGATATCTTTAGAAAGTAAAGAAAAAGATAAGAATTACCCAATGTATTTAGAGTGGGCAGATGATAAAAATATATTTGTAATAGTAGGCATACAAAATCATGAGATATCCCCTGGGGGCAATCTCTACTCAATAAATTTAGATACTATGAAAACTAGTTTAGTTTATAATCCAACAGCTAATAAAGAAAAGGTTACTAGTGTGGAAAATAACAAAGATGGTTTAGAATTAAAAACAATTTCCTTCAATGATGATTTAAAACAAGAATATCATGAAGAAAAGAGAATCATAAACTACAAAGAAGTAACAAAGTCTAAAGAAAGTTCTGTAACCTTATTATATGAGTTTTCAAAGAATATAAATGTAGGAAATAAGGATGCAGCTTTAAATCTATTTGAAAAAAATTTCAAACAGGAATATAAAAATTATATTGGAGATATTAAGGACATAAACAAATTAAACATAAATAGAATAGTAGATGTAACAGATGCATCACTAGGTAAAAACAATAAATATGATTTTAAAATTTATGGTGTAATGTCAGATTATGAAGTAAATACTAGTGCAGACACAAAATTTAAAAGTTCAACTTACTACAATTATTTTGTCTTAATCAAACAAAAGACAGATAAAAACTGGAGTATACTGCAAATACTAACCCCACCACAAAATTAG
- the ptsP gene encoding phosphoenolpyruvate--protein phosphotransferase, whose translation MKKGIAASKGYAIGYVSIKENEEIIITNDKVKDTKEEIERLVKALDISRTQIEEVKQKAFENMGEEKAAVFESHIMLLEDPEFVGAIKLEIEDNKTNAEKAVSSVSGTFLSIFEAMEDEYMKERAADIKDVSNRIVLNLLGKVKSLEIQEENTVLVAEDLTPSDTAQLDKEKVIAFLTNIGGRTSHSAIMARTLEIPAVVGMKDITSLVKNKDFVIVDGIEGNVIINPDKETIKIYEEKAKEYKKEVEELKSLIEVKTSTRSGKRIDVAGNIGQPEDVNKVIENGADGVGLFRTEFLYMDKDKLPTEEEQFESYKYVLQKMENKPVVIRTLDIGGDKKLSYLPLPEEMNPFLGYRAIRLCLDRVDIFKVQLRALLRASVFGNLKVMFPMISSLSEFLKAKDIVEECKKELKAENIKYSDSIEWGIMVEIPAAAVCAKELAKHVDFFSIGTNDLIQYTLAADRMSEKVSYLYEPMHPAVLSLIKMTIEGAHGEGKWCGMCGEMAGDIDAIPTLVEYGLDEFSMSASSILGAKKVILDQE comes from the coding sequence ATGAAAAAAGGTATAGCAGCTTCAAAAGGATACGCTATTGGATATGTATCAATAAAAGAAAATGAAGAGATAATAATAACTAACGATAAGGTAAAAGATACTAAAGAAGAAATAGAAAGATTAGTAAAAGCTTTAGACATATCTAGAACTCAAATAGAAGAAGTTAAACAAAAAGCTTTTGAAAATATGGGAGAAGAAAAGGCAGCTGTTTTTGAAAGTCACATTATGCTTTTAGAAGACCCTGAATTTGTAGGAGCTATTAAATTAGAAATTGAAGATAATAAAACTAATGCAGAAAAAGCTGTAAGTTCAGTGTCTGGAACATTTTTAAGTATATTCGAAGCCATGGAAGATGAATACATGAAAGAGAGAGCTGCGGATATAAAAGATGTTTCTAATAGAATAGTGTTGAATCTTTTAGGAAAAGTTAAAAGTCTTGAAATTCAAGAAGAAAACACTGTATTAGTAGCAGAAGATTTAACACCATCAGACACAGCACAATTAGACAAAGAAAAGGTAATTGCATTTTTAACTAATATAGGAGGAAGAACTTCTCATAGTGCTATAATGGCAAGAACTCTTGAGATTCCAGCTGTTGTTGGTATGAAGGATATAACTTCATTAGTTAAAAACAAGGACTTTGTAATAGTTGATGGTATAGAAGGAAATGTAATAATAAATCCAGATAAAGAAACCATTAAGATATATGAAGAAAAGGCTAAAGAGTATAAAAAAGAAGTAGAAGAATTAAAGAGCCTTATAGAAGTTAAGACATCTACAAGGTCTGGTAAAAGAATAGATGTAGCAGGAAACATAGGACAGCCAGAAGATGTAAATAAGGTTATAGAAAATGGAGCCGATGGAGTTGGTCTATTTAGAACAGAATTTTTATATATGGATAAAGATAAATTGCCAACAGAAGAGGAGCAATTTGAATCTTATAAATATGTACTGCAAAAAATGGAGAATAAACCAGTGGTTATAAGGACTTTAGACATTGGAGGAGATAAAAAGTTGTCATACCTTCCATTGCCAGAGGAAATGAATCCTTTCTTAGGATATAGAGCTATAAGATTATGTCTTGATAGGGTGGATATATTTAAAGTACAACTAAGGGCATTACTTAGAGCTTCTGTATTTGGAAACTTAAAGGTAATGTTTCCTATGATATCTTCTTTAAGTGAATTTTTAAAGGCTAAAGATATAGTGGAAGAATGCAAAAAGGAATTAAAAGCAGAAAACATAAAATATAGTGATAGTATAGAGTGGGGTATTATGGTAGAAATACCGGCAGCAGCAGTATGTGCAAAGGAACTTGCAAAACATGTTGATTTTTTCTCTATAGGTACAAATGATCTTATCCAATATACTCTAGCAGCGGATAGAATGAGTGAAAAGGTATCTTACCTTTACGAGCCAATGCATCCAGCTGTATTAAGTCTAATAAAGATGACTATAGAAGGAGCCCATGGTGAAGGTAAGTGGTGCGGAATGTGTGGAGAAATGGCAGGAGATATAGATGCTATACCTACATTAGTAGAATATGGCTTAGATGAATTTTCTATGAGTGCATCTTCAATATTAGGAGCTAAAAAAGTAATATTAGATCAAGAATAA
- a CDS encoding sigma 54-interacting transcriptional regulator has product MFSKDIVIKIHNGLHTRVAAMLINKCDELILKHLSKIYISTNYATDPIAISMLALLSLKVREGETITISSENKQAIDELSTFITNILPGTSPHMKAIDAILDETNIANEQIIENIPIGIIVIDINSNITTINDYALKIIDKNSKDVLGKDVKDIIPNSDLPNIIISKIKHLGKIQHINNHITMVNRSPIFSNNKVIGAIGVFQDISEIASMKEVNERFKKILASSHDMICFVDEYGYISYVNPAYEKSYNLNSNSILGKNIKDISPKGIRMKVLNTKEKIEDIIYKKEGINLISTVEPIFIDGEFKGIISTSKRVEDIKDLMNKLKQSQKELDYYKEELIRHTSLKSTFNDIIGYNRNFTKVLDVCEKASQGISTVLITGESGTGKELIAKAIHNNSKRKDKPFVKVNCAAIPENLLESELFGYEKGAFTGAIKNKPGKFAIADGGTIFLDEIGDMLLSMQAKLLRVLQEMEIESLGGTSPQKIDVRVIAATNKDLSTMIKDKTFREDLFYRLNVIPITLPPLRERKEDIELLVEHFIIKLNKKLDKNIIEVSKKGLSLLQEYHWPGNIRELENIIERAINLCEGVIITQEDFPIYIQKDMEKETDLINTPNGEILNFQEYEKEIIKLAMEKYKSFNRAGKALGLTHRTVSLKCKKYDISVD; this is encoded by the coding sequence ATGTTTTCAAAAGATATTGTGATAAAAATCCATAACGGCCTTCATACTAGAGTGGCTGCTATGCTAATAAATAAATGTGATGAACTTATTTTAAAACATTTAAGCAAAATTTATATAAGCACTAACTATGCAACGGATCCAATTGCTATAAGCATGCTTGCTCTTTTGTCTTTAAAAGTTAGAGAAGGTGAAACTATAACCATTTCTTCTGAAAATAAACAAGCTATTGATGAACTTAGTACTTTCATAACTAATATCCTCCCAGGAACTTCCCCACATATGAAGGCCATCGATGCAATTTTAGATGAAACTAATATAGCTAATGAACAAATAATAGAAAACATACCAATAGGTATAATAGTTATAGATATAAACTCCAATATAACAACTATAAATGATTATGCTTTAAAGATTATAGATAAGAATTCTAAAGATGTCTTAGGTAAAGATGTGAAAGATATAATACCAAACTCTGATCTTCCTAATATTATTATATCAAAGATTAAACATTTAGGTAAAATCCAGCACATAAATAACCATATAACTATGGTTAATAGAAGTCCTATATTTTCTAATAATAAAGTAATTGGTGCTATAGGGGTCTTTCAAGACATTTCAGAAATTGCTAGCATGAAAGAAGTTAATGAAAGATTTAAAAAGATTTTAGCATCTTCTCATGATATGATTTGTTTTGTAGATGAGTATGGTTACATAAGCTATGTAAATCCAGCTTACGAGAAAAGTTATAACTTAAACAGTAATTCTATTTTGGGTAAAAACATTAAAGATATCTCGCCTAAAGGTATTAGGATGAAAGTACTTAATACAAAAGAAAAAATAGAAGATATAATATATAAAAAAGAAGGCATTAACCTAATATCTACAGTAGAGCCTATATTTATTGATGGTGAATTTAAAGGCATCATCTCTACATCTAAAAGAGTAGAGGATATAAAGGACTTGATGAATAAGCTTAAACAATCCCAAAAAGAATTAGATTATTATAAAGAAGAACTAATACGTCATACTAGCTTAAAATCTACATTTAATGACATAATAGGCTATAATAGAAACTTCACAAAAGTTCTAGATGTTTGTGAAAAAGCTTCCCAGGGAATTTCTACTGTACTTATTACCGGTGAAAGTGGCACAGGAAAAGAGCTTATAGCTAAAGCAATACATAATAATAGTAAACGGAAGGATAAACCCTTTGTTAAAGTTAACTGTGCTGCTATTCCTGAAAACTTATTAGAAAGCGAACTTTTTGGTTATGAAAAAGGGGCCTTTACAGGTGCTATTAAAAATAAGCCTGGTAAGTTTGCCATTGCAGATGGTGGAACTATATTTTTAGATGAAATAGGGGATATGTTATTATCTATGCAAGCAAAGCTATTAAGAGTTCTTCAAGAAATGGAAATTGAAAGTCTTGGTGGTACTTCACCACAAAAGATTGATGTTAGAGTTATAGCTGCAACTAATAAGGATCTATCTACTATGATAAAAGATAAAACCTTTAGAGAAGATTTATTTTATAGGCTTAATGTTATTCCAATTACATTACCTCCTCTTAGGGAAAGGAAGGAAGATATAGAACTTTTAGTAGAACACTTTATTATAAAACTCAATAAAAAATTAGATAAAAATATTATTGAAGTAAGCAAAAAAGGTCTTTCTTTGCTTCAAGAGTATCACTGGCCTGGCAATATTCGCGAACTTGAAAATATAATTGAAAGAGCTATAAACCTTTGCGAAGGAGTTATAATTACACAAGAAGACTTCCCTATATATATTCAAAAAGACATGGAAAAAGAAACCGACTTAATTAATACTCCAAATGGAGAAATCTTAAACTTTCAGGAATATGAAAAAGAAATAATAAAACTTGCTATGGAAAAATATAAAAGTTTTAATAGAGCAGGAAAAGCCCTCGGACTTACCCACAGAACCGTATCTTTAAAGTGCAAAAAATATGATATTTCTGTGGATTAA